DNA sequence from the Vibrio ishigakensis genome:
AGCGACTTTAACCCTGATTGAGCAAACTCAATGATTTGTACGCCCTCAGCGGCTAAGTCATAACCGCACAGTTTTGCGAGTTCGTTGAACAGCCAAACCTCGGTTTCCCCCTCGACTAATAGCCAACAGCGTGCAAATAGGGCGCTGGAGCGGTGGAATCGGATATGAAAACCGACCCGTCGTAGTTCATCCGCTGAGAGCATTTGCGATTGAATACTCTTGGTTTCTGTTCTGTCAGATTTACGCACTAAGCGTTTAATACTGCTAAGAGGTACTGCGCTAAGGAGTACTGCAGAATTAGTGGTGAGTATCTTTTGCATGGGTAGCATCTGCAATAGGGCCCAAGCCCGCGCCAGATGAGTTGGATGAAGTCGACCTTCAGGGTCTTCTACAATCAATAGTGGCCTTGCAACGCGCCTTAGTTCGGTATCACCCTTAGCTTGCAGGTAGTTGTTTAAAAGTCCCATCAGCAATAGGCGAGTCTGTTTGTCCTTAGTTTGGTCAATAAACTGAGTGAGAGAGAGGTGTTTAGCACCGCTTCGCACCCCGCCGGAGCTGAATATGCCATCTCGGGCGCTCCTTGGGTCGTGCCTGCTATGTGACTTGTAGGAAAAGTAGTGGTCCACCAAGTCATGCATGGTTTTAAAGCTACTCTTCATCTCTTCTTTACTAACAAGACCAGGGTGGGCAAGCAATCTTCGACAGGTGTTTTTGATGCGTCTTTCAATGCGTGAGTTCGGAAGATCAGACGCTTCGACGCGTTGGAAGCGCCTTGAATCTCGGAGCCTAATCACCGGATGCAGCTGCATCAACTCTTGAGCAAGCTTGATAGAGTGGTGAAGAAGCTTCGGCTCACCTTGTTCATCGAGAAAAGCGTAGTGTGTCGTGATCTTATGTCCAACCATAGACGCACTGAGGCGGTAGATAATAAACGGCTTATCCCCGTTATCTTGGTTCCATATGGGTTTTATCTTTCTATAGCGACCAGACTTTAGCTCGGATTTGGAATTGGCACGCAGCTTAAGGACTATCTGAAGATGCTGTGTTTGTGGGTGCGAAATGGCGTAATCCACATGAAAGTCACGCATCTCAAATTCGTATGGTTGACCGTTTGTTGGCAACGCCACAGAAAGGGCGTCGAGCAAAGAGGATTTACCCCAAGTATTTTCACCGATCAGGGTAGTGAGATCGTCAAACGGTAGAGAGAGGCGCTTGATACCACGAAAGCCTGAAACCTCAATGCGCTCTAGCTGCATAGACCCTCCTTGAGAAACTAGCCTTAATGAATTCAGTGGCTTAGGGCTTATTTAGATTATATACCCTTTAATTTCTGCTTGGGTTGATTGAACACCGATTTTGTAGATAAGACCTTGTTGCTGTGAGTTGTCTTTCCTCTTATGAGTCAATTAGTGATTTTGATGGTACGCAAAAAATTCGAGGCTGTGAGTTTCTAGGTTAGTCTCCTATACCAATTTCCAAATTTCTTTGCCTTTTTTCGTAATTAGTCGTAGTGATACGAACCCGTCAGGATGAATCACTTGATGCTTAGACTGCAGATACAATTTCTCCAGCCATCTTAATTGAATATTCTTGTAGACCATGTCATTACCTCGCTGAATAGTTAGTTTGCTCTTACGCAGACTTAGTAACAGGGATTTATTTCATACAGTTTAAAGTCTAAAAACTGTTATTTATTATTTGTAATATAAGCATACAAATTGAAATGAGTTTTCGAATAAAAGTTAACCCGTGATCAAGATGACGTTTTGTATCATTTTGATGATGAATTAAACAAAGCCGATCACGATTTGACAAAACTGGTGGGTTATGAGCGCGTGTTTGCCATATCACGCTATGTTTTTAAGAATTAAAAGTAGCTCAACGCACTTTCAGACGAGAGTAATGTTCAACTAAATGTAATAATGTCTTACTAAGCTCTGAATAAAGAACGATCAAAGTAGGTAGTTGGATAGGTAAAACGCCTATCTTTAGGAAAGACTACTAATAAGTTAAGGGCAAACACAGCTTTGGGCGAAATAGGTCCCAGAGTGTGAAGCGAAAGAAAAATATGCAAAAGACAATAACTCGGGTTCGGATTGCTCATATTAACGATACCCACTCTTATTTCGAACCAACAACAATACAGCTCGATCTCAACCTCGATAACCAAGTCCACAAGCCCTATATCAGCGTCGGTGGTTTCGCTCGCATCAAATCTCGTGCAGATCAACTCAAACAGCAGGCGCTTGAAAACGATAGAAATTTTATGTTTCTGCACGCAGGAGATTGTTTCCAAGGAACCCTCTACTTCTCTCTATTTAAAGGCAGAGCCAACTCAGATCTATTAAATCGCCTTGGCCTAACTGCGATGACGCTAGGCAATCATGAATTGGATATGGGTAATGGCCCGGTTGCAGAGTTTGCTAAACAGATAGAGTTTCCACTGCTATGTGGTAACTGGGACCTGTCTAACGAAGACAGCAGTAAGGTCAATCCGCTAAAGGGTCTGCAAAGCCTGAAGCCTTATGATATTTCATCACAAGCTGCGAGTTGGATAACTCAAGATGTAGATGGGGAGAAAGTCGCTATCTTTGGCCTTTCGATAGATAAGATGGCGGATATCGCAAACCCAGATCCCGATACGCCTTTTATGAATGCACTGCAAACCGCCAAAAATACCGTGAAGCGCATTCGGGACTCTGGCATTAATAAGATCATTCTGCTCAGTCATCTCGGCTATGAAGCTGACCACGAGCTTGCAGAACAGGTAAAGGGTATCAGTCTGATCATTGGTGGGCACTCTCATGTTCTGCAAGGCGACTTTTCTGCATTAGGCATCGCTTCTAAAGATGAATATGGATCACGAGTGGGTGATACCTATATCGTTCAAGCTGGTGGTCATGCTCAGGTGATAGGGCATTGCGATATTGACTTTGATACAGACGGAAACGTTGTTAACTTCAATGGTAAGAATGAGCTATTGATTGGCAGGCATTTGTGCCTTGATGCCAGCATGACAGATTGCAATTGCGACGGTGAGTACGAACAGGTGGTCGATTTTCTTCGTTCCCATCCAAACGTCGTGCGCTGTCCAAAAGATTTGGCTATTCATCACCATATCTATGATACCTACCGTCCTGCGGTGTTTGCGCTACA
Encoded proteins:
- a CDS encoding bifunctional metallophosphatase/5'-nucleotidase translates to MQKTITRVRIAHINDTHSYFEPTTIQLDLNLDNQVHKPYISVGGFARIKSRADQLKQQALENDRNFMFLHAGDCFQGTLYFSLFKGRANSDLLNRLGLTAMTLGNHELDMGNGPVAEFAKQIEFPLLCGNWDLSNEDSSKVNPLKGLQSLKPYDISSQAASWITQDVDGEKVAIFGLSIDKMADIANPDPDTPFMNALQTAKNTVKRIRDSGINKIILLSHLGYEADHELAEQVKGISLIIGGHSHVLQGDFSALGIASKDEYGSRVGDTYIVQAGGHAQVIGHCDIDFDTDGNVVNFNGKNELLIGRHLCLDASMTDCNCDGEYEQVVDFLRSHPNVVRCPKDLAIHHHIYDTYRPAVFALQTAIVGHLAQGLRHVRVPDEQGGSEICPMVAESFLTTMRSEGHEVDFAIHNAGGVRCSLNPGPVSKADIAGKLLPFAVPIGVYKLKGKYIKPTLEGAIDNALDPKGTGTGSFPYSHNLSYDLDLEAPKDSRVKNLKIYLDGRWQNIDQEKVYFGTSSAYTMKGKEGFSAILNSEPGSIVTETTMSDCFIQMMYEQPLRFESQIKLGLK
- a CDS encoding ATP-dependent endonuclease; the protein is MQLERIEVSGFRGIKRLSLPFDDLTTLIGENTWGKSSLLDALSVALPTNGQPYEFEMRDFHVDYAISHPQTQHLQIVLKLRANSKSELKSGRYRKIKPIWNQDNGDKPFIIYRLSASMVGHKITTHYAFLDEQGEPKLLHHSIKLAQELMQLHPVIRLRDSRRFQRVEASDLPNSRIERRIKNTCRRLLAHPGLVSKEEMKSSFKTMHDLVDHYFSYKSHSRHDPRSARDGIFSSGGVRSGAKHLSLTQFIDQTKDKQTRLLLMGLLNNYLQAKGDTELRRVARPLLIVEDPEGRLHPTHLARAWALLQMLPMQKILTTNSAVLLSAVPLSSIKRLVRKSDRTETKSIQSQMLSADELRRVGFHIRFHRSSALFARCWLLVEGETEVWLFNELAKLCGYDLAAEGVQIIEFAQSGLKSLLKVAKALDIDWHVVTDGDAAGKKYAHSVRSILNGEQERHRLTELPDKDIEHYLYNNGFEIFFKDMVKIPHDHPIPAKKVINRALKKHAKPDMALAIVEYCEKHGDAVVPILIRWTLKRVISMANGNT